A single window of Rubripirellula lacrimiformis DNA harbors:
- a CDS encoding sulfatase family protein, which produces MNRFITFCIPLVWLSATLANAADSRPNIIVFYTDDHGHADLSCQGVLDDIKTPNVDALARIGVLARHGYSTAPQCVPSRAGLMIGKFQSKFGVEANGKTLQGFDRELTIAERLQDAGYVTAQFGKWHLGPGPKITEHGFKHVFNQNSAAPFAANIGLDGSDREMSNLHPQMYHVDGCSRAAASLIERYKDDPFFLYVAYRAPHVPLDAPPKYLNRFPGKMPERRRQALAMLSAVDDGVGRITETLAENNLTEKTLIFYIGDNGAPLKIHKRDAPGGGPGWDGSLNDPLNGEKGMLSEGGMHVPFVIAWPGTIPAGQVFDHPVSALDVAATAADLAKIESKPGDFDGVNLIPYLTGKTNEPPRVFLAWRWVAQSAIREGDWKLLRGGDREYLYNLKNDLEEQHDLAGDHPEIADRLREKLSGWASQLDPPGLANGEMSKAATDYFDFYLDGKPATPLPEKFIPKTDSASSQSGSKKSASAWIVRNGKMDVTSEGLQIAPQTLGTKQTPFITRNGLRLAGPVSVNMVVKTATSGAIGLCWRNSADKGFVAAKRINVGVEKSGQWQTIQTSLPGDSPIIHVRVHLPAGTTSIKSIELKPAHGKTVTLTQ; this is translated from the coding sequence GTGAACCGATTCATCACCTTCTGCATCCCTCTGGTTTGGCTCTCAGCGACGCTTGCCAACGCGGCAGATTCTCGACCCAACATCATCGTGTTCTACACGGATGATCACGGCCACGCGGATCTGTCGTGCCAAGGAGTTCTTGACGACATCAAGACGCCCAATGTGGATGCATTGGCAAGGATTGGTGTGCTGGCCCGGCATGGCTACAGCACGGCGCCGCAGTGCGTGCCGTCGCGAGCCGGATTGATGATCGGAAAGTTCCAATCGAAGTTCGGCGTCGAAGCCAACGGAAAAACGTTGCAGGGATTCGATCGCGAGTTGACGATTGCCGAACGTCTGCAGGATGCGGGGTACGTGACCGCGCAGTTCGGCAAATGGCACCTTGGCCCAGGGCCCAAGATCACCGAGCACGGATTCAAGCACGTGTTCAACCAAAACTCCGCCGCCCCCTTTGCCGCCAACATCGGTCTTGATGGCAGCGATCGCGAGATGTCGAACTTGCATCCCCAGATGTATCACGTCGATGGATGCAGCCGAGCTGCGGCCTCGCTGATCGAACGATACAAGGACGATCCCTTCTTTCTGTATGTCGCGTACCGTGCCCCCCACGTCCCGTTGGACGCGCCGCCAAAGTACCTGAATCGATTCCCGGGCAAGATGCCCGAGCGACGTCGGCAAGCATTGGCAATGCTGTCCGCAGTGGACGATGGTGTCGGACGGATTACCGAGACGCTGGCCGAAAACAATCTGACCGAAAAGACACTGATCTTCTACATCGGCGACAACGGCGCACCACTGAAGATTCACAAGCGTGATGCTCCCGGTGGAGGTCCTGGTTGGGACGGTTCTTTGAACGACCCGCTCAACGGTGAAAAAGGGATGCTCTCCGAAGGCGGCATGCACGTCCCGTTTGTGATCGCTTGGCCCGGAACGATTCCCGCCGGGCAAGTGTTCGATCACCCGGTCAGCGCTCTGGACGTGGCGGCAACGGCTGCGGATTTAGCGAAAATCGAATCGAAACCGGGGGACTTCGACGGCGTCAACTTGATTCCGTATCTCACCGGGAAAACGAACGAACCACCGCGTGTATTTCTCGCCTGGCGTTGGGTTGCCCAATCGGCCATTCGCGAAGGCGATTGGAAGCTGCTTCGCGGCGGTGACCGCGAGTATTTGTACAACCTAAAGAATGATCTCGAAGAGCAACACGACCTCGCGGGTGATCACCCAGAGATTGCCGATCGTTTACGCGAAAAGCTATCGGGTTGGGCCAGCCAGCTCGATCCGCCCGGCCTGGCCAACGGCGAGATGTCCAAAGCGGCCACTGACTACTTCGATTTCTATCTCGACGGCAAACCGGCGACACCGCTGCCTGAAAAATTCATCCCGAAAACCGATTCGGCAAGTTCCCAATCCGGATCCAAGAAGTCAGCGTCTGCATGGATCGTCCGCAACGGCAAAATGGATGTCACTAGCGAGGGTTTGCAGATCGCCCCGCAAACGCTGGGCACGAAGCAAACACCGTTCATCACTCGAAATGGTTTGCGTTTGGCCGGCCCGGTTTCCGTCAACATGGTTGTCAAAACGGCAACGTCCGGTGCGATCGGCCTCTGCTGGCGAAACTCAGCCGACAAGGGTTTCGTCGCGGCCAAGCGAATCAATGTTGGCGTCGAGAAATCGGGCCAGTGGCAAACGATCCAAACCAGTCTGCCCGGTGATTCGCCAATCATTCACGTCCGCGTCCACCTTCCCGCCGGCACCACGTCGATCAAGTCCATCGAACTGAAACCCGCCCACGGGAAAACCGTGACTCTAACGCAATAG
- a CDS encoding Gfo/Idh/MocA family oxidoreductase, which translates to MKNLATSDTPSRSLSRRQLLRNATAASVAVIGCPAIVRSESLNSKLQVACIGVGGMGQRTMESVASHPKVQITALCDVDSNYLAAASAKHRDASVHQDWRELLAEHADKFDAVTIGTPDHMHAAPAVTAIRAKKHMYLQKPMASTLHECRVITQEAAAAGVVTQLGNQGRSSIESRHTVELIRSGVIGKIKEVILWENKKLGWWPKNTDISGSGDAVPASLNWDLWLGVQTPRPYFANTYHPQTWRAWYGFGVGEMGDMGCHHFDISFDALKLTAPLRVRQLSPTTTGPLWGKQRKVELVFPGSDITAADTVKLTWHDGEMRPDVSRIPLPSGVDVLPESGTCWIGETGTIFKNYRRGMPVVLPESKFPADKNQSQLAKQDHYHDWVNAVVEGRKACGDFSHGGPLTESVLVGAMADRVGNDWLHWDRDRQTFTNSPEATALVSRTYRDGWNVPGLG; encoded by the coding sequence ATGAAGAATTTGGCAACCTCCGACACCCCTAGCCGTTCACTATCCCGGCGCCAGCTTTTACGAAACGCTACCGCAGCTTCGGTGGCAGTCATCGGTTGCCCTGCGATCGTTCGCAGCGAGTCGCTGAATTCGAAATTGCAAGTTGCCTGTATAGGTGTCGGCGGCATGGGCCAGCGAACGATGGAGAGCGTCGCGTCCCACCCCAAGGTGCAGATTACTGCGCTGTGTGATGTTGATTCGAACTACTTGGCGGCTGCGTCGGCGAAGCATCGCGATGCGTCTGTGCACCAAGATTGGCGCGAGTTGTTGGCCGAACATGCTGACAAATTTGATGCCGTGACCATCGGCACGCCCGATCACATGCACGCCGCGCCGGCGGTCACCGCCATCCGTGCAAAGAAACATATGTACTTGCAAAAACCGATGGCCAGTACCTTGCACGAATGCCGTGTGATCACTCAGGAGGCGGCCGCGGCAGGTGTCGTCACTCAGTTAGGCAATCAAGGTCGTTCGAGTATCGAGAGTCGGCACACGGTCGAACTGATTCGCAGTGGCGTCATCGGCAAGATCAAGGAAGTGATCCTGTGGGAGAACAAGAAACTAGGTTGGTGGCCCAAGAATACCGACATCAGCGGTTCGGGTGACGCGGTCCCAGCAAGCTTGAATTGGGACCTCTGGTTGGGTGTGCAAACGCCTCGGCCCTATTTCGCCAACACCTATCATCCGCAGACATGGCGTGCCTGGTATGGGTTTGGTGTCGGCGAGATGGGCGACATGGGATGCCACCATTTTGACATCAGCTTTGACGCGTTGAAATTGACCGCGCCGCTGCGCGTGCGTCAGTTGTCACCGACCACGACCGGACCGTTGTGGGGGAAACAGAGGAAGGTGGAACTCGTGTTCCCCGGAAGCGATATCACCGCTGCCGATACCGTTAAGTTGACGTGGCATGACGGCGAGATGCGACCGGACGTCAGCCGAATCCCTCTGCCGTCGGGAGTCGATGTGTTGCCGGAATCGGGGACCTGTTGGATTGGCGAAACAGGAACAATTTTCAAGAACTATCGCCGCGGGATGCCGGTGGTGTTGCCCGAATCGAAGTTTCCCGCCGACAAGAACCAAAGCCAATTGGCCAAGCAAGATCACTACCATGATTGGGTGAATGCCGTCGTCGAAGGTCGCAAGGCATGTGGCGACTTTAGCCACGGAGGGCCGCTGACCGAGTCAGTCTTGGTCGGCGCGATGGCGGACCGAGTTGGCAACGATTGGCTTCACTGGGACCGCGATCGCCAAACATTCACCAACAGCCCAGAAGCCACGGCGTTGGTCTCGCGAACCTATCGCGATGGATGGAACGTTCCCGGACTCGGCTAA
- a CDS encoding DUF6797 domain-containing protein, whose product MSRPLFCLTCLIFALVTSPAFAQTATLQETFESVDANRIAQEARLRGDPQRGAIVFHASAAACAKCHATGQGQSPLGPDLTRLGDKMTDVELIESLLYPSKSIREGYQVVLLLTVDGEVRSGMMVSEDDDNIVLRDAANLQATISVAKDDIDARSRSNVSMMPEGLVATLKSPRQFLDLVSYLIAIHEGGRDRADELKPTAEQLIPKDDTINLNHAQIIRRAENGKLKRGKQIYESTCYQCHGKDGNTPSLATARAFGTQKLKFGADPHSMFKTLSHGNGLMAAASALSPRERYEVVAYIRQQFMKDSNPDYFPITPKYLSSLPKGTDMGDFKLDPDRDYGPALASQLGRDVNSALTIKLDNISIAYDLHTMDQAAIWSGGFLDVDQTQHKRGRGEGYPEPRGEMIAALDLWQWGHDGSLDYPKTDLLPRGPLPQGWLDYHGHFLCGDQIVLNYSIDGRQILEVPSAIPNQTAIRHTLTIQGGKGLLLAVGKSGPGRVRPILRGDVDEVTLSLDDQQRWVVKIPAGETTRVIDIVRFGDAAADAKDPALSAIDPAAMTEGGDLRWPEVFETIGYRGFQSGAYEVDTISIPQSTPWNTWFRTSAIDFFPDGRMAVATVGGDVWIVSGIDDDLLNVRWKRFAGGMFEPFGIKVVDGLVYVNCRDRLTRLHDTNQDGEADFYESFSADTDVSTFFHSFNFDLQTDAEGNFYYAKSGQYTDYKLPGAIVKVSADGKSREVICTGLRTPNGMGILPDGRLTVSDNQGTWMPASKINLVKRGGFYGYVQNKGGGAWAPDGGKIDHRKVVPPKTFDPPLIWMPQEVDNSSGGQVFVEDQRFGPLAGRLLHTSFGQGHLFYLMTQEVDGLAQAALVRFPHDFGTGIMRGRVNPVDGQLYVTGLNGWNDNGRGDLADGGIYRVRHTGKPIRMITHCEVHPGELRLRFNFPLNHAASTGASAYVAEQWNYKWTENYGSDFYHPETGEVGKQDLPIESVSISEDGKTLSLWTPNLRPVDQLHLHMEVQDSSGNPFNEDVYWTIHGIPND is encoded by the coding sequence ATGTCCCGCCCGCTTTTCTGTTTGACCTGCCTGATTTTTGCGTTGGTGACTTCACCGGCATTCGCACAAACCGCGACCTTGCAGGAAACCTTTGAATCGGTCGACGCAAACCGGATCGCACAAGAAGCTCGGCTGCGTGGCGATCCGCAACGCGGGGCAATCGTCTTCCATGCCTCCGCAGCCGCATGTGCGAAGTGTCATGCGACGGGCCAGGGGCAGTCGCCGCTTGGACCTGACCTGACACGATTGGGAGACAAGATGACCGACGTCGAGCTGATCGAATCGCTGCTTTATCCGTCCAAGTCGATTCGCGAAGGCTACCAAGTCGTGCTTTTGCTGACAGTCGATGGTGAAGTTCGATCAGGGATGATGGTATCGGAAGACGACGACAACATTGTGCTCCGCGACGCCGCAAATCTGCAGGCGACTATCTCGGTCGCGAAAGATGACATCGACGCCCGCAGTCGTTCCAACGTGTCGATGATGCCCGAGGGCTTGGTGGCAACGCTGAAGTCTCCGCGTCAGTTCCTCGATTTGGTCAGCTACCTGATTGCGATTCACGAAGGTGGTCGTGACCGAGCCGACGAATTGAAGCCAACAGCCGAGCAATTGATCCCCAAAGACGACACCATCAACCTGAATCATGCACAGATCATTCGGCGGGCGGAAAATGGAAAGCTGAAACGCGGCAAACAGATTTACGAATCGACGTGCTATCAGTGTCACGGCAAAGATGGAAACACGCCATCCTTGGCGACCGCGCGAGCGTTCGGTACCCAGAAACTGAAATTCGGGGCCGACCCGCACAGCATGTTCAAGACGCTTTCCCATGGCAACGGATTGATGGCTGCCGCTTCGGCTCTGTCGCCGCGAGAACGCTACGAAGTCGTGGCCTACATTCGCCAGCAGTTCATGAAGGACTCCAACCCGGACTACTTTCCGATCACACCGAAATACCTCAGTTCGCTGCCCAAGGGTACGGACATGGGCGATTTCAAGCTTGATCCCGATCGCGATTACGGCCCGGCGCTGGCATCGCAACTAGGCCGCGACGTCAACAGTGCGCTGACGATCAAGTTGGACAACATCTCCATCGCCTACGATTTGCATACGATGGACCAAGCCGCGATTTGGTCGGGCGGCTTTCTGGATGTGGATCAAACTCAACACAAACGCGGCCGAGGTGAAGGGTATCCCGAACCGCGAGGCGAGATGATCGCGGCGTTGGATCTTTGGCAATGGGGACACGATGGATCGCTGGACTATCCGAAAACGGATCTGTTGCCGCGTGGTCCGCTGCCACAGGGTTGGCTGGACTACCACGGCCACTTTCTCTGCGGCGATCAAATCGTATTGAATTACTCCATCGATGGCCGCCAGATTCTTGAAGTGCCATCCGCGATACCGAATCAAACGGCAATCCGACACACGCTGACAATTCAGGGCGGGAAGGGCTTGCTGCTGGCAGTCGGAAAATCGGGCCCTGGTCGCGTCCGTCCCATTTTGCGGGGCGACGTTGATGAAGTGACGCTTTCTTTGGATGACCAGCAACGATGGGTCGTGAAGATTCCCGCAGGTGAAACAACACGCGTGATCGACATCGTTCGATTCGGGGATGCTGCTGCCGACGCAAAGGATCCAGCACTCTCGGCGATCGATCCCGCCGCGATGACCGAAGGTGGCGACCTGCGCTGGCCAGAAGTCTTTGAAACGATCGGCTACCGTGGTTTTCAATCCGGTGCTTACGAAGTCGACACCATTTCGATCCCGCAGTCGACACCCTGGAATACATGGTTCCGCACGTCAGCGATCGATTTCTTTCCCGATGGCCGAATGGCGGTGGCAACGGTCGGCGGTGACGTGTGGATCGTGTCCGGCATCGACGACGACTTGCTGAATGTGCGTTGGAAACGGTTCGCGGGCGGCATGTTCGAACCCTTTGGAATCAAAGTGGTCGACGGGCTGGTTTACGTGAATTGCCGAGACCGACTGACGCGACTGCACGACACCAACCAGGATGGCGAGGCGGACTTCTATGAAAGTTTCAGCGCCGACACCGACGTTTCGACGTTCTTCCATTCGTTCAACTTCGATCTGCAGACGGACGCGGAAGGCAACTTCTACTACGCCAAAAGCGGTCAGTACACGGATTACAAATTGCCAGGGGCGATCGTCAAGGTTTCCGCCGATGGAAAAAGCCGCGAGGTGATCTGCACCGGACTGCGAACGCCCAATGGAATGGGAATTCTGCCCGATGGTCGGCTGACGGTCAGCGACAACCAGGGCACGTGGATGCCAGCGTCGAAGATCAATCTCGTCAAACGGGGTGGCTTTTATGGTTACGTGCAGAACAAAGGTGGCGGTGCATGGGCGCCGGACGGTGGAAAGATCGATCACCGAAAAGTGGTTCCGCCAAAGACCTTCGACCCGCCGCTGATCTGGATGCCGCAGGAGGTCGACAATTCATCGGGCGGCCAAGTCTTCGTGGAAGACCAGCGGTTTGGTCCATTGGCGGGTCGATTGCTGCACACCAGTTTTGGCCAGGGGCATTTGTTCTATCTGATGACGCAGGAAGTGGACGGTTTGGCGCAAGCCGCCCTGGTTCGGTTCCCGCACGACTTTGGTACCGGCATCATGCGAGGACGCGTCAACCCCGTCGATGGACAACTGTATGTGACGGGGCTGAATGGATGGAACGACAACGGACGTGGCGACCTTGCCGATGGCGGCATCTATCGCGTTCGCCACACCGGCAAGCCCATTCGCATGATCACGCACTGCGAAGTACATCCCGGCGAACTTCGACTCCGATTCAACTTCCCACTGAATCACGCTGCATCGACTGGCGCATCTGCGTACGTGGCCGAGCAATGGAACTACAAGTGGACCGAGAATTACGGTTCCGACTTCTATCATCCCGAAACGGGTGAAGTTGGAAAACAAGACCTGCCGATCGAATCGGTTTCCATCAGCGAGGATGGCAAAACGCTGTCATTGTGGACACCCAATTTGCGTCCCGTCGATCAATTGCACTTGCATATGGAAGTGCAGGACTCAAGCGGCAATCCCTTCAACGAAGACGTCTACTGGACAATCCACGGTATCCCGAACGATTGA
- a CDS encoding FecR family protein, whose amino-acid sequence MNSSPDQQALIADYAAGVIDADDFRKLERTLRSDAEFRRDFMEYMNLDSAISDRAALSDAEFDAMNCDPSASNETVAPTRRPNRRPTWRYFGVIVGIAAVMLLIAGTAWFLPTTESDIPMASVTAEVTSLDAARLADFDQDVRVGDRIHLNRIRLEAGTMQVRLDSGVVLDLFAPLDGTLQSSMRLQLARGRLNADVGESGQGFMILTDHGQIIDLGTRFGVDVSDDEASVAVFDGEVKVESGGSANTARSLRVYEGEGVRLGKGRRPRRLSAVWLSQGRFGFSASNASSIVSDITDNAVTDGFHRFYGIIAGGMREGTIAYTTHASTPRPDIVWRAAEGEEFPSELLGADVVCPFHIDRQEQSLTISLQLAGPADVYVMHDLRRNPSVWLKNGFQETSLTLRSGPWRPVSPLAQGIKPNREGDIYVQYSVWKKRVDAAGQVELGPPQTDGDQGNKAMYGIAVKAISDG is encoded by the coding sequence ATGAATAGCTCGCCAGACCAGCAAGCGCTGATTGCCGACTACGCAGCCGGAGTCATTGACGCCGATGACTTCCGCAAGCTTGAACGAACACTTCGCAGCGATGCAGAATTCCGACGTGACTTCATGGAGTACATGAATCTGGATTCAGCGATATCCGACCGTGCCGCTCTTTCGGATGCGGAATTCGATGCGATGAACTGCGATCCGTCGGCGTCCAACGAAACCGTCGCCCCCACTCGGCGACCCAATCGGCGACCCACTTGGCGATACTTTGGCGTCATCGTGGGGATCGCCGCGGTCATGCTTCTGATCGCGGGAACGGCCTGGTTCCTACCAACCACCGAATCCGATATTCCGATGGCGTCGGTCACTGCGGAAGTCACGTCACTCGACGCGGCCAGGTTGGCTGATTTCGATCAGGATGTCCGTGTTGGCGATCGGATCCATCTGAATCGAATCCGGCTGGAAGCGGGAACAATGCAGGTTCGATTGGACAGCGGCGTTGTCCTCGACTTGTTCGCTCCGCTGGACGGAACACTTCAGTCGTCGATGCGGTTGCAGTTGGCACGCGGACGGCTGAATGCGGATGTTGGCGAATCGGGCCAAGGCTTTATGATCCTGACCGACCATGGCCAGATCATCGATCTTGGCACTCGCTTTGGCGTCGATGTTTCTGACGACGAAGCGAGCGTCGCGGTCTTTGATGGCGAAGTGAAAGTCGAATCGGGTGGTTCGGCCAACACAGCCCGTTCGCTACGAGTCTACGAAGGTGAAGGCGTCCGGCTCGGCAAAGGTCGCCGACCGCGTCGACTTTCCGCCGTCTGGTTGTCACAGGGACGATTCGGCTTTTCCGCAAGCAACGCCTCTTCGATTGTGTCAGACATTACCGACAATGCGGTGACCGATGGGTTTCACCGTTTCTACGGAATCATTGCCGGCGGAATGCGTGAAGGAACCATCGCCTACACGACGCATGCTTCCACTCCGCGCCCCGACATCGTTTGGCGAGCCGCCGAAGGCGAAGAGTTTCCTTCCGAGTTGCTCGGCGCGGACGTCGTATGCCCGTTCCATATCGATCGGCAAGAACAGTCGCTGACCATTTCGTTGCAGCTTGCCGGCCCCGCAGACGTTTACGTCATGCATGACCTGCGCAGGAATCCATCTGTTTGGCTAAAGAACGGTTTCCAAGAAACCAGCTTGACGCTTCGCAGCGGACCTTGGCGTCCAGTCAGCCCATTGGCTCAGGGCATCAAGCCAAACCGCGAGGGTGACATCTACGTTCAGTACTCGGTCTGGAAGAAGCGTGTCGATGCCGCTGGCCAAGTGGAACTCGGTCCACCACAAACCGATGGTGACCAAGGAAACAAGGCGATGTACGGCATCGCCGTCAAAGCCATCTCCGATGGCTGA
- a CDS encoding sigma-70 family RNA polymerase sigma factor, whose amino-acid sequence MDEETADQHEIFLTLFTANEAAIRAFVRRLVPTRQDTEDVMQGIALVLWRKFHELDDRKSFRRWAFGVARYESLAWLRDKCRDRHVLSEDVLDLVADESTRCEAWLQAQRHALDECLEKLPQPQRGLVLAAYAPQAEIQRVAKQSGRTVGAFYQWLHRIRLQLLECTRRTLQSEGCHE is encoded by the coding sequence ATGGACGAAGAAACTGCGGACCAACATGAGATATTCCTGACGCTGTTCACGGCGAATGAAGCGGCAATTCGTGCCTTCGTGCGCCGACTGGTGCCGACGCGGCAGGACACCGAAGACGTGATGCAGGGGATCGCACTTGTCCTGTGGCGGAAATTTCACGAACTGGACGATCGCAAAAGCTTTCGCAGGTGGGCGTTTGGCGTCGCTCGATATGAATCGCTCGCATGGCTACGTGACAAGTGTCGTGACCGACATGTGCTTTCCGAAGATGTCCTTGACTTGGTGGCCGATGAGTCCACCCGGTGTGAAGCTTGGCTGCAGGCTCAGCGTCATGCGTTGGACGAATGCCTTGAAAAGCTACCGCAACCGCAGCGAGGACTGGTGCTAGCGGCTTATGCGCCGCAAGCCGAGATCCAGCGTGTTGCGAAGCAGAGCGGTCGAACGGTCGGCGCGTTCTATCAATGGTTGCACCGAATCCGTCTGCAACTATTGGAATGCACGCGGCGGACTCTTCAATCGGAGGGCTGTCATGAATAG
- a CDS encoding sialidase family protein, whose product MNKLLAFLFSVVVTVSIRAADVPDVAVVGQGALVSSQQIFDLADKPTKESHASTIAETPTGLVAAWFAGTRERDPDVGIRVSRLEDGTWTDPVEVVNGVQSSTLRYPAWNPVLFQPAKGPLMLFYKVGPHPRKWWGMLTTSDDGGKTWSWPTKLGEAHTIGHLIGPVKNKPIQLADGTILCPSSTEIDYPDGSSHWRVHFEVTKDLGKTWEVIGPIQTGENFHAIQPSLLTYPDNRMQILCRSQEKCIVQSWSKDGGKTWGALTATELPNPNSGTDAVTLKDGRQVLIYNHSDGAGQPKNGPVLKPRRILNLAISSDGKTWKPVLTLENETGPHPTDVNRRRHFGEYSYPAIIQTKDGLLNIVYTYNREGVKHAVVDPSKL is encoded by the coding sequence ATGAACAAACTACTCGCGTTCTTGTTTTCGGTTGTCGTCACTGTTTCGATCCGAGCCGCTGACGTTCCCGATGTTGCGGTGGTCGGCCAAGGCGCGCTGGTTTCTTCGCAGCAGATCTTTGACCTTGCGGACAAGCCCACGAAAGAAAGTCACGCGTCCACGATCGCCGAGACACCTACTGGGTTGGTTGCCGCTTGGTTCGCGGGCACTCGAGAGCGTGATCCCGACGTGGGCATTCGCGTCTCGCGTCTGGAAGACGGCACGTGGACGGATCCGGTCGAGGTTGTTAACGGGGTTCAGTCGTCGACGCTTCGCTATCCGGCTTGGAACCCGGTGCTGTTTCAACCTGCCAAGGGCCCGCTGATGCTCTTCTATAAAGTCGGTCCGCACCCGCGGAAGTGGTGGGGCATGCTGACGACTTCGGATGACGGCGGCAAGACTTGGTCCTGGCCTACCAAGCTTGGCGAAGCCCACACGATCGGGCACTTGATCGGACCGGTCAAGAATAAGCCCATTCAACTTGCCGATGGCACCATCCTTTGCCCATCCAGTACCGAGATCGATTACCCGGACGGATCTTCCCATTGGCGGGTGCACTTCGAAGTCACCAAGGATCTGGGCAAGACGTGGGAAGTCATCGGGCCGATTCAGACCGGCGAAAACTTTCATGCGATTCAACCAAGTCTGTTGACCTACCCCGACAACCGAATGCAGATCCTATGTCGCAGCCAAGAAAAATGCATCGTCCAAAGCTGGTCCAAGGATGGCGGGAAAACGTGGGGCGCGCTGACCGCCACCGAGCTGCCCAATCCTAATTCCGGCACCGATGCGGTGACCCTGAAAGATGGGCGTCAGGTGTTGATCTACAACCATAGCGACGGCGCTGGGCAGCCGAAGAACGGCCCCGTTCTGAAGCCTCGCCGGATTCTGAATTTGGCGATTTCGTCGGACGGCAAAACATGGAAACCCGTTCTGACGCTCGAAAATGAAACGGGCCCCCATCCCACCGACGTGAACCGTCGGCGTCACTTTGGCGAGTATAGTTACCCGGCCATCATCCAAACCAAAGATGGGCTTCTGAATATCGTCTATACCTATAACCGGGAAGGCGTCAAACACGCGGTGGTGGATCCAAGCAAACTGTGA